One segment of Candidatus Marinimicrobia bacterium CG08_land_8_20_14_0_20_45_22 DNA contains the following:
- a CDS encoding pantothenate kinase has product MILVADIGNTNITFGVFEGKNLLNFWRLNTSHSRTCDEYWLDINLLCRDAQYDIRRVEAIVIASVVPDLTQTFKEMTTKYLKVEAMIVAPTLDLGLKLLVDEPNQLGADRLCDIVAAKALLSCPLVVIDVGTATTFDVLDANGNYIGGAIAPGLVIAATNLVQKAAQLYGVEITAPEHIIGKNTREHMQSGIFIGHIAMIEGMIERIRSEMAVDSLSILITGGFCDEITHHSKIITHTDRLLTLKGIRLIWERNRNS; this is encoded by the coding sequence ATGATTCTTGTTGCGGATATTGGCAATACGAACATCACGTTCGGTGTATTTGAGGGTAAAAATCTGTTGAATTTCTGGCGATTGAACACGTCGCACTCGCGTACCTGCGATGAATATTGGCTTGACATTAATCTTCTCTGTCGCGATGCGCAATATGATATTCGGCGAGTAGAAGCCATTGTCATCGCTTCCGTCGTTCCAGATCTGACGCAAACATTTAAAGAAATGACAACGAAATATCTGAAAGTGGAAGCGATGATCGTTGCTCCAACTTTAGACCTCGGCTTAAAATTGCTCGTCGATGAACCCAACCAACTGGGAGCCGACCGGTTATGCGACATTGTCGCCGCCAAAGCACTTCTTTCTTGTCCGCTTGTTGTGATCGATGTCGGCACTGCGACGACTTTTGACGTTCTCGATGCGAATGGCAATTACATTGGCGGAGCAATCGCACCCGGATTGGTCATAGCCGCAACCAACCTCGTTCAAAAAGCCGCCCAACTCTACGGTGTTGAAATTACCGCTCCGGAGCATATCATCGGTAAAAATACCCGCGAACACATGCAAAGCGGCATTTTCATCGGGCATATCGCTATGATCGAAGGAATGATTGAGCGAATCCGCTCGGAAATGGCTGTCGATTCGCTTTCGATTCTAATCACCGGCGGTTTTTGCGACGAGATTACGCATCATTCCAAAATCATCACACATACCGACCGTTTGCTGACATTGAAAGGCATTCGGCTGATTTGGGAACGAAACCGTAATTCCTAA